From Xiphophorus couchianus chromosome 7, X_couchianus-1.0, whole genome shotgun sequence:
CCATGTTGGAACTCTGATCTCGCTGACTGTTGGTCCAGGTCTGACACCGAAACCAACTCCGAGTTCACAACGCAACAAAATCCTCAGACAAGTCCGACTTGGTCCCAGATGATTTTTCTGATTCTGGCAGCGTAGTTCCTGTTAGGTTCTGAAAGGAGATGCCTCCTTCAGGTCTCACTCAGCTGGGTCAGTTAAGGGTTTCAGATGTTGAGTTTCTGGGTTCTGATGGGCTGCAGGTCCGGTTTTCCTCAGGTTGGTTCTGTCTCTGCAGGAACCCGCTGACCTGAGCAGACAATTCCCGGACCTGGCTGAGGACTTTCACACGCCGCGGTACTTTGAGCCGGACCGGTTCTTCTCCAGTGTTTTCCGGATCAGCTCCTGCGGTCTGCAGCTGTGGACCCACTATGACGTGAGTTCTGGTCGGACCGGGTCTCAGCAGCTTTAGTGTCCGGGCCAGCTGTTTTCAGATTGCTCTGTTGTTGAAGGTGATGGACAACCTGCTGGCTCAGGTCACAGGAAGGAAGAGGGTCGCCCTCTACAGGCCCCAGGATGCATTGCACCTCTACCTCAACGGTGAGGTCCAATGAAAACCTGAACCTGATGCATCCATGTTTAAACTCTGAGGTAAACGGGTCGGTGAGGCGTTAAAGTGTCGCTTTGCTGATTCAACTCATCAGGTGACAAATCAGAGGTTCTGGACATCGATGCTCCAGATCTGAAACGGTTTCCTGAGTTCATAAAAGCCAAGAGATACGACTGCGTTCTGGAGCCTGGAGATCTGCTTTTCATCCCCGGTAGGAAAATCCAGATTTCACAACTTTTAAAGCTCCAAAATCTCTGGATGAACCCAAACTAACGTCCCATCGTCCCGTCCTCCCCAGCGCTGTGGTTCCATAACACCCTTGCTCTGCACTTTGGAGTCGGCGTTAACATCTTCTGGCGCCACCTGCCTGCAGACGCGTACGACAAGAAGGACCCGTACGGCAACAAAGACCCGGTGGCCGCTGCTCGGGCGCTGCAGACTCTGGAGAGGGCGCTGCATGCTCTGGACGAGCTTCCGGCGGAGTACCGGGACTTCTACGGCCGGCGGATGGTCCAACGCGTCCAGAACCGGACTTACTGCCACAATTCAGAGTCAGAAACTACATTACCCAGAAGTCTGTCCCACAAACCTGGACGAGTGTCTAAAGATCTATGAAGCAACGGAAACAGAGAACATCGGTTATTTCTTTGTATAAATGTTGGTAAAGTTTCACTTCttggtttaatttattcagaataaacaaatttgtctggaaaaaagacaaaaacatcaagaaataagaaatttttTACTTCTGTCTCTTCTTGAAAGTTCTCTAAATAGCTGTTGGACcagagaattaaaacattttcatcagatcAATGCTATTTTCctcatattttactttaaagcatttttaggTTGGCTAGAAATCATCACTTCTTAAGATGCTACGTCTGACTAGCctcacaataataataataaactgattAGTATCTTAACACTAGAAGACCTTCAGGAAATCAGATTCAGTTTTTGAGGATTTCTCCcggtaaaataaagaaaatgtttttgttcttaccGGAAACTGTGGCGCCATCTAGAGTCGGGTCAGAACCGCCTGCTGCAAATGTGACTGCAAGAGGAAATGGCTCCCAAAGTTCAGcagattttatgcaataaaatctgatttttagtCACTAGAGTCACTGAAACGCAACAAACATCATGCTAACATGTTAGCATTAACAGCTAATGTGTCTCACACTAATAATCATtgctttaacttttatttttttaaataatctttttcttatttttatgtaaatgaatCGAgatcctttaaataaaaacacaacatgaaggAGTTCCAATTATTCTGATGGGAATTTCTTTCAGATTTCAAATGCATTTTGGCTAATGCTGCTAACATAGAAATCATAACAGCTAATCTAACAAACTAGAGCTAAAATGTTAGCTGGTGCTAGTATGCTAACCAATGTCAACTTTCCAAGGGATTCagtaacatttaaacatttaaaacttatttctatAGTAATAAACCTTCTGACATCCAGTTTGTTTGAATCCCACTTTAgcatatttcttaatattttaatttattttaacagaccAAATAAAAGTTTCTGCTTCAGCAGAGCAGCATTCACATACGGGAAAAGATTACTGCCAATAACAAATGTAAGTGCTGGAATCTAAATTTGTCACTAAACGTGGATAAATTTAAGATTTGCTTTTGTTCCGTGTTTTTCAACTCATACATATGATTTCAGGTTTTATCTGTGAGAATACAAGTTTTAAAGTTACGAATGAAGTTACAATTCTGCAATAATTGTAACTTGGTTGCAATTATTGCAATCAAGTTACAATAATTTGCAATTGATTGAAGATTCATAATGTCAGTAATTTTGACAGCTTCATTGTTGAAGATTTGAACTCGTAAATTTGTGATCTGTTCTGcttgcaaaaattaaaaacacagaacaaataGAAATCTCAAATTTATGCATATTTACTGACAAACGTAGACTCCTGTGTACTCATTTCTTATTGACAGTGATCTTGCCCCGTACAGTATTTAATGAGGTCCAGGCTGCAACAGCCTGAAACGAGGCGCTACATCCACTGCAGGACCTGCTGACCGTAAGTCCAACAACACAAAGTGGAAAAATGAAGAGAATCTCAGATATTTTATTGCACAGATTGCAGTTCTTCATGTGtccttacaaacatttaaagctttGTAAACAGTGAACAGCATCTCCCCAGTGTGTTTGGTAACTCCTGTGTTTCCTCAGCAAGTCTCAGCGTTTTTACGAGCCAACCAGTGACCGACtacaggaagcaggaagcagcGTGGAGACGCGTCGGCGTCAAGTCAAACTGAACTGCTGTGGTACAGAACCGACGGTGAAGGATAGAAGGAATAGGAAGCTATCGATCCTGTAAAATGTGTTGAGTTCAAGAAACTGGGAAACAGTTTGTCTGTAGGTGGAGACGGACGATCACACAGAGCCTGAACTCTTCCACCTGCAGCTGGAGCTGAAGATGAGCGTCCGCACCGACCCGTTTGGGTCCAGGATCGACGCCGAGCAGAATTCCTTCCCACGGGGAGCAGACAGAAAATGGCACGTTGGGAGTTGGGTTGTGTGGAGGGATCCTGACGGGTTCTGTTACGGCGTCTGGGCCATGCCGCGGCTCGACTTCATCTTCTCCAGTCTTTTATTCAGGTGGCTGTTGCTCGACTCCAGCTCCTCGATCTTATCCAGCGCCGTCCGCAGCTGTTGGACCAGAGGAGAATCACAGTTAGCCTGAACTCTGCTTCCTGGACAGTCCAGCTTCCAGAAACACCGTGCCTCTCTCTGCAGTTTGCGTTTCTCCGCCTTCAACTCGTCCTCCACCTTCTCTGCGTTCTCCGCTGAAGATTTGTAACGCGTCACATGACCCTCCAGTCTGGTCACCTGCACACCACAGAGACCACTCAGAACCCCGAGATCACAGAACCGCTCTAAAGCATTCACACCTGTTcaaggttttcacattttgtcacattcaaaccaaactttaacaaaagaaccagaattagacattttttttaatcatttttttcaaagttcaaTGTCTAAATATACCTCAACATGATCCAACATGTaacaaattgatcaaatttgGTGCGATcacattgttttactttattgatAGTCTAACAACATTAAAAGGCAAAGTATACTGAATACTTAGCCTTCAGTATTGTACCGAGTTACACCACAAGGTGGCGGTGCTTCCCATGTGACGGTTTGAtgcattgtttttctgctttatttcacTAGAAGTAAAAAGTCTTcgtcttatttttgtttaattttaggtTGACTAACGTCACTAAGCACATGAAAATTATTTCCATGAAGTTTTTATCTTATAACATTGCATAACCAGTCTTATGTCGACTGTTTTGAGAATGAAATGGCATGCTAGTTGGCCCGCTAgcttagcagctagttagcttATCAGCTAAGTAATTGGGTCATTTCTGAAGTTCCAACCAGTAAGAACTATTTAAGTTTGAGGTTTGAATGTgatccaatttaaaaaataaagctgaggtgtgaatacttttctaaAGTACAGCCTGTGGAGCAGACAGACGATCTGTTGCTCACGTTTTGCTCTAAAGCCGTCACTTCCTGTTCCGCCTTCACCAGTTTGAACTTCAGGTCGTTTATTTGCCTGCTGGAATCTCCTGGAGAAGAATCACAGGAAAACGCTCGTTTGTTTGAGACGTTAAAGAAAACCCAGAAGTTGTTTCCACGGCCCGCTCCACCTACTCTGTAACTCCAGGATGTTCGGGTCGTTCCCGTTTTCAGCGACTTCCCCGTCTGGACTGGAACCGCTGTCTGCGCCGTTCTTCTGGTCCAGCTGGGATTTTAGTTTCTTTATCTGCAAAAGGATCTCCTGGTGTTAAACCTCCAGATTCATAAATCATCTTACCTTTAAAAACTCACCTGCTCAATCATTTTTTCACGCTCATCCACTAGTTTCCTCAAACGAATctctgaaaacagacaaaacatcgtttatgagtgaaataaatgattagttttgtgtaatttatcagTTCAGTTCCAgaccttcctgttatctgttgAAGCGATCTTCATAAATAATTCTTCATGTTCTTGTTAAATTAGAAAGTCATTGCTACCTCAATTCCAGGCATCTTTAATGTTCCTTATGAACATTTGATGCACGAtggcagatgtttttctgacatcCCGTTTAAACCAGCCATTCTTTTATTGAACGTTCACAGAATGGTTTTAAACATTCTGCTTTTAGTGCtgaataatccagtccaggttttaAGTGTCTATGTTGAAAGTTTCAAACTAGAGACACTGAAAGTTGAGGACGAACAGCCAGACACAATGGTTGTTAGCTTGTCCAAGGCTAATGCTAGCACCCATCCAGAGCTGAAGCTAGCCTAGCCAATGTTAACTCTAGCTTATCCCAAGCTAAAGCTAGTCTAGCTGTGCTAGTGGACAGCAGAGGACGATCCACAGTCCTCAGCCTAGGCTAATCATCtctaaagctaatgctaactagcTCTCCTCCTCATTTAGCGGCAGACTTAGTTAGCGGTACCGGATCAGTAGCTAGCTTCTGAAAATATTCTCCTGCGACATGAATGTAGCCACTGCTAGATGAGCCATAGTCTGAATTTTGGCACCAATACCGCAGCATCATGTGTTGGGGCAGAGATGAAGCTAAAGATTTCAGGAGCTTAAAAACGAACTAGAATCTCTGGATGCTCCAAATGGTAGCAGGAATTTCCcaaaaaaccctttttttgttttgcatgttttcaggtaaaaacatctataaataaataattaatataactGAGTGAAAAAGCAAAGTCTTATCTTCAAAATTTACAGAAAGGAGAAGAATCAAGACTttcctgcagcatcacagatcaAATCACTAAATACAGCAATGATTTATTTAACGGGGAGTGTGTGAACGTACCGCAGGGTGGCAGCAGCCAGGGA
This genomic window contains:
- the tyw5 gene encoding tRNA wybutosine-synthesizing protein 5 isoform X2, which produces MKGGQREVKIHVSSVPQMDFLHKNFIYRTLPFDEFVKKAAETKHSDFFLAEEESYYLRSLGEDVRKEPADLSRQFPDLAEDFHTPRYFEPDRFFSSVFRISSCGLQLWTHYDVMDNLLAQVTGRKRVALYRPQDALHLYLNGDKSEVLDIDAPDLKRFPEFIKAKRYDCVLEPGDLLFIPALWFHNTLALHFGVGVNIFWRHLPADAYDKKDPYGNKDPVAAARALQTLERALHALDELPAEYRDFYGRRMVQRVQNRTYCHNSESETTLPRSLSHKPGRVSKDL
- the tyw5 gene encoding tRNA wybutosine-synthesizing protein 5 isoform X1; protein product: MELQERVAVPIFTEVDRDVFLNEVYPGRSPAVLRGVDLGPCVDRWTVEYLAMKGGQREVKIHVSSVPQMDFLHKNFIYRTLPFDEFVKKAAETKHSDFFLAEEESYYLRSLGEDVRKEPADLSRQFPDLAEDFHTPRYFEPDRFFSSVFRISSCGLQLWTHYDVMDNLLAQVTGRKRVALYRPQDALHLYLNGDKSEVLDIDAPDLKRFPEFIKAKRYDCVLEPGDLLFIPALWFHNTLALHFGVGVNIFWRHLPADAYDKKDPYGNKDPVAAARALQTLERALHALDELPAEYRDFYGRRMVQRVQNRTYCHNSESETTLPRSLSHKPGRVSKDL